One window of Legionella pneumophila subsp. pneumophila str. Philadelphia 1 genomic DNA carries:
- a CDS encoding IS4-like element ISLpn3 family transposase, producing MDLAVEDTTAWSEAIFGSVALGDKRLTRRLIQIGKQLSSTPGGSLSGSCGGQDALIEGSYRFLRNKRVTANQIAEGGYQVTSWLSQSIPTLLAIEDTTTLSYTHQVKESLGDLGGPKEKSNRGFHVHTTMLMDAEQEKTIGLIAQERWCRDIKERGKKNHRRVRLYTEKESYKWEKNTRELENRLGSKMSDVISVCDREADIFEYIQYKLDHAQRFIVRASHNRKLEGSNCYLFQMLPSAVNLGIYTIEVAQKANRKKRQVTLELKTTSVTFSPSERRAKARELKPITLNVVIAKEKNPSESDCLEWILLTTEATTTLECTRKITRYYEMRWRIEDFHKAWKSGVGAEEQRMQSIENLEKMIVILSFVAIRLLQLKEYFEYPTTLVINDSSTSCDELLTDAEWKVLWNSVERKSLPEKIPTAAWAYKAIAKLGGWTDSKRTGKAAWSTIWKGWFRLQERVEGLRIANELMEM from the coding sequence ATGGACTTAGCAGTTGAAGATACTACAGCATGGTCGGAAGCTATTTTTGGTTCAGTTGCTTTAGGGGATAAACGACTTACTCGTCGGTTAATTCAAATAGGCAAACAATTATCATCGACGCCTGGTGGTTCTCTTTCAGGAAGTTGTGGAGGGCAGGATGCGCTTATAGAAGGTAGTTATCGTTTTTTACGAAACAAACGAGTCACAGCGAATCAAATTGCAGAGGGTGGTTATCAAGTAACAAGCTGGTTATCTCAGTCAATCCCCACGCTTTTAGCCATTGAAGACACAACCACGCTCTCCTATACCCATCAAGTAAAAGAATCATTAGGTGATTTAGGCGGTCCTAAAGAAAAAAGCAATCGAGGTTTTCATGTTCACACCACCATGCTCATGGATGCAGAACAAGAGAAAACAATAGGATTAATCGCGCAAGAACGTTGGTGTCGAGATATCAAAGAAAGAGGCAAAAAAAATCATCGACGAGTAAGGTTATATACAGAGAAAGAAAGCTATAAATGGGAAAAGAATACTCGGGAATTAGAGAATCGATTGGGTTCTAAAATGTCTGATGTGATTTCTGTTTGCGATAGAGAAGCTGATATTTTTGAATACATTCAGTACAAGTTAGACCATGCTCAACGTTTTATTGTTCGAGCGAGCCATAATCGAAAACTAGAAGGAAGTAACTGTTATTTATTTCAAATGTTACCTTCAGCAGTAAACTTGGGTATTTATACAATTGAAGTGGCTCAAAAAGCAAATAGAAAGAAACGCCAAGTGACTCTTGAGTTAAAAACAACATCTGTTACTTTCTCACCTTCTGAACGAAGAGCTAAAGCACGTGAATTAAAACCAATCACTTTAAACGTAGTAATCGCTAAAGAGAAAAATCCATCTGAAAGCGATTGCCTTGAATGGATTCTATTAACAACAGAAGCCACAACAACATTAGAGTGTACCCGAAAAATAACGCGATATTATGAAATGAGATGGCGCATTGAGGATTTTCATAAAGCATGGAAATCGGGGGTTGGTGCTGAAGAGCAGCGTATGCAATCAATTGAAAATTTAGAGAAAATGATTGTCATTCTCTCATTTGTAGCAATTCGATTACTCCAATTAAAAGAGTATTTTGAATACCCGACTACTCTAGTTATCAATGATAGCAGTACTTCTTGCGATGAATTGCTCACTGATGCTGAATGGAAAGTCTTATGGAATAGTGTTGAAAGAAAATCATTACCTGAAAAAATACCTACTGCTGCTTGGGCTTATAAAGCAATAGCCAAGTTGGGCGGTTGGACTGATTCCAAAAGAACTGGGAAAGCAGCTTGGTCTACTATCTGGAAAGGATGGTTCCGATTACAGGAACGAGTAGAAGGGCTTAGGATAGCTAACGAGTTGATGGAGATGTGA
- a CDS encoding MNIO family bufferin maturase, with product MTLNPLIGIGLRYPHYTQVLEERPSIGWFEVHSENFFSNGGNEIKALLNISEYYPISLHGVGLSLGSSDGISKVHLDRLSNLVHQVQPKFVSEHLSWGHVGGIHMPDLLPVPYTEESFNTFKRSISIAQDFLKREILIENPSSYIEYKSSRLHESYFLVELCNQTGAKILLDVNNLFISSWNHGWNTKEYIDSIPFNLVKEIHIAGHSIKELSNDSTLRIDTHNNYVCDEVWALYDYTVQRFGPIPTLLEWDADIPSLNVLIEEASKCESYLSSYKVNRGVANA from the coding sequence ATGACTTTGAACCCGCTAATAGGTATTGGACTTCGGTACCCTCATTACACACAAGTTCTAGAGGAGCGACCTTCGATTGGCTGGTTTGAAGTTCATAGCGAAAATTTCTTCTCCAACGGCGGAAATGAGATAAAAGCTCTTTTAAATATTTCCGAATATTATCCGATAAGCCTTCATGGTGTTGGGCTATCTTTGGGTTCATCCGATGGTATCTCCAAAGTCCATTTGGATCGCCTATCGAATCTTGTTCATCAGGTGCAGCCTAAATTTGTTTCTGAGCATCTTTCATGGGGACATGTTGGTGGCATACACATGCCTGATTTACTTCCAGTGCCTTATACAGAAGAAAGTTTTAACACCTTTAAGCGCAGTATATCGATAGCACAGGATTTTTTAAAACGAGAAATTCTTATTGAGAACCCATCTTCCTATATAGAATATAAGTCATCCAGGCTCCATGAATCCTATTTTTTGGTGGAGCTTTGCAATCAAACAGGTGCCAAGATTCTGCTCGATGTGAATAACCTATTCATCTCATCCTGGAATCACGGATGGAATACCAAAGAGTACATTGATTCTATTCCATTTAATTTAGTAAAAGAAATTCATATTGCTGGTCATTCCATAAAAGAATTGTCAAACGATAGTACTCTGCGTATAGATACTCACAATAATTATGTGTGTGATGAGGTGTGGGCTCTATACGATTATACTGTTCAAAGATTTGGCCCTATACCAACTTTACTTGAATGGGATGCAGACATCCCTTCTCTCAATGTTTTAATTGAGGAAGCTTCAAAATGCGAGTCATACCTCTCGTCTTACAAAGTCAATAGGGGGGTAGCAAATGCATGA
- a CDS encoding IS481 family transposase, with translation MPWQECTKVDEKIKFVARLLDGEQMSSLCQEFGISRKTGHKIYNRYKESGLEGLNDRSRKPHRYANQLPFQLEKEILKVKKEKPTWGAPKIREKILRQYPDVKSPAISTIHTILDKYGLVTKRKRRRYKAEGTKLTNGKTPNELWCADYKGEFQLGSKEYCYPLTLTDFNSRYLLACEGLSTTKEQYAITVFERVFKEYGLPNAIRTDNGVPFSSVQALFGLSKLSVWWLRLGISIERIRPGNPQENGRHERMHLTLKKETTKPSGENFLQQQEKFDRFIDEYNNERPHQALDMRYPGEVYIPSNKEYKGLPEVDYPFHDKMITVTHCGRLCGSTPTKGAL, from the coding sequence ATGCCATGGCAGGAGTGTACTAAAGTGGATGAAAAGATAAAATTTGTAGCAAGATTGTTAGATGGCGAACAAATGTCATCTTTATGCCAAGAATTCGGTATTTCTCGAAAGACGGGGCATAAGATATACAATCGTTATAAAGAAAGTGGATTGGAAGGATTAAATGATCGAAGCAGGAAGCCTCATCGTTATGCGAACCAATTACCTTTTCAATTAGAAAAAGAGATATTAAAGGTAAAGAAAGAGAAACCTACTTGGGGAGCTCCCAAGATACGAGAAAAGATATTGAGACAATATCCAGATGTAAAATCACCTGCAATAAGCACCATTCATACTATTCTTGATAAATATGGCTTGGTCACAAAACGTAAGAGAAGGCGTTACAAAGCAGAAGGTACTAAGTTAACTAATGGAAAGACTCCCAACGAATTATGGTGTGCAGATTATAAAGGTGAATTTCAATTAGGGAGTAAAGAGTATTGCTACCCATTAACACTCACTGATTTTAACAGTCGCTACTTACTTGCATGCGAAGGGTTATCAACGACAAAAGAGCAATATGCTATCACTGTATTTGAACGTGTTTTTAAAGAATATGGGCTACCTAACGCCATCCGTACCGATAATGGTGTTCCTTTCTCTTCAGTACAAGCATTATTTGGACTAAGTAAACTTTCCGTATGGTGGCTGCGATTAGGTATCAGCATTGAGCGCATAAGACCAGGCAATCCGCAAGAAAATGGTCGTCATGAGCGTATGCATTTAACTTTAAAGAAAGAAACAACAAAACCCTCAGGAGAAAACTTCTTACAGCAGCAAGAGAAGTTTGACCGATTTATTGATGAGTACAATAATGAACGTCCTCATCAAGCTTTAGATATGCGTTATCCAGGTGAAGTATATATCCCATCAAACAAGGAGTACAAAGGACTGCCTGAGGTTGATTATCCATTTCATGATAAAATGATAACAGTAACTCATTGTGGTAGGTTATGTGGCTCTACCCCAACAAAGGGGGCACTTTAA
- a CDS encoding BufA1 family periplasmic bufferin-type metallophore has protein sequence MIKNGIFTAVAAAITLTTSVAFAEGEMEKCSVVKDGKGLIKENKADCKGSSHSCAGQNKAGDSESWILVPKGQCDKINAGDFSAVGQDIKDKIEVSN, from the coding sequence ATGATAAAAAACGGAATTTTTACAGCAGTTGCAGCAGCGATAACTTTAACAACTAGTGTTGCATTTGCTGAAGGTGAAATGGAGAAATGTAGCGTTGTTAAAGATGGCAAGGGATTAATTAAGGAAAACAAAGCAGATTGCAAAGGTTCTTCCCACTCCTGTGCTGGACAAAATAAAGCAGGTGATTCTGAATCGTGGATCTTAGTACCAAAAGGTCAATGTGATAAAATAAATGCGGGTGATTTTAGCGCTGTTGGGCAAGACATTAAAGATAAAATCGAAGTTTCAAATTAA
- a CDS encoding carboxymuconolactone decarboxylase family protein: MQRIKKISIANAQGKAKELLEGTKKAMGTELNLFSTLANSPAALEAYIGIMTSLSKGALNPKLREQIALVSAGYNGCNYCASAHTYLGEKAGINKDELKENLSGKSSDKKTQVALNFATQLIERRGGVSEFDIKTVREAGFSDEEMVEILAHVAMNTFTNYFNEAFKTDIDFPVVDTHKGRTAS; encoded by the coding sequence ATGCAACGTATTAAAAAAATCTCTATCGCTAACGCACAAGGCAAAGCTAAAGAGCTACTCGAAGGCACAAAAAAAGCTATGGGCACTGAATTAAATCTATTCAGCACACTTGCCAACTCACCAGCGGCACTGGAAGCCTACATTGGGATTATGACCTCTCTTAGCAAAGGTGCTCTTAACCCTAAACTACGCGAACAAATCGCATTGGTCTCAGCAGGTTATAATGGCTGTAACTACTGCGCATCCGCTCATACCTATCTTGGAGAAAAAGCAGGGATTAATAAAGATGAACTTAAAGAAAACCTCTCAGGAAAATCGTCTGATAAGAAAACACAAGTGGCTCTCAATTTTGCTACTCAACTGATTGAACGTCGTGGTGGGGTGAGTGAGTTCGACATCAAGACTGTCCGTGAAGCTGGATTTAGTGATGAAGAAATGGTTGAAATTTTAGCGCATGTAGCGATGAACACTTTCACTAACTACTTCAACGAAGCATTCAAGACGGACATCGACTTCCCTGTCGTTGATACCCATAAAGGACGTACTGCATCATAA
- a CDS encoding YHS domain-containing (seleno)protein, with product MKKIKSLYIPQLIFIFMMPVLAWASDISYSLVGIQGYDPVSYFQQGGPVRGSGNYTGYYEGVSYIFSNQENKKTFLANPEKYLPAYGGYCAYGVSVGSKIVSDPLAWRIVDGTLYLNLNSKTQDVWAKNIPGNIKKANINWPKIKGIDPKDL from the coding sequence ATGAAAAAAATTAAATCATTGTATATACCGCAATTAATATTTATTTTTATGATGCCAGTTCTTGCCTGGGCTTCAGATATTTCCTACAGTTTGGTGGGTATTCAGGGGTATGATCCTGTGTCTTATTTTCAACAAGGTGGGCCTGTACGTGGTAGCGGAAACTACACGGGATATTATGAAGGTGTGAGTTATATTTTTTCTAATCAAGAGAACAAAAAAACATTTCTTGCAAATCCTGAAAAATATCTTCCCGCTTATGGAGGATATTGCGCGTATGGCGTATCCGTTGGGAGCAAAATAGTGAGTGATCCTTTAGCTTGGAGAATTGTGGATGGAACACTCTATCTAAATTTAAACAGCAAAACACAAGATGTTTGGGCAAAAAATATACCTGGCAACATAAAGAAGGCAAATATTAATTGGCCAAAAATTAAAGGCATCGACCCTAAAGACTTATAA
- the msrB gene encoding peptide-methionine (R)-S-oxide reductase MsrB → MKSIIKGLLFFFMSVASLTAYAEQAYKRPSDAVIKQKLSTIQYNVTQQQGTESPFNNAYWNNEEQGIYVDVVTGEPLFISLDKYDSKTGWPSFTKPLEPGNIIYKDDSSMFTSRTEVISKHGKSHLGHVFGDGPPPTNKRFCMNSAALEFIPVKDLQKRGYGKYLPLFKNAGK, encoded by the coding sequence ATGAAGAGTATTATCAAAGGTTTGTTATTTTTTTTCATGAGTGTTGCCTCTTTGACAGCCTATGCAGAACAAGCCTATAAACGACCTTCAGATGCTGTCATCAAACAAAAATTATCAACAATTCAATATAATGTTACTCAACAACAGGGTACAGAATCCCCGTTTAATAATGCTTATTGGAATAATGAAGAGCAAGGTATTTATGTTGATGTTGTTACCGGTGAACCATTATTTATTTCGCTCGATAAATATGACTCTAAGACTGGCTGGCCGAGTTTTACCAAACCGCTAGAACCTGGAAACATAATATATAAAGATGATAGCAGCATGTTTACTAGTCGGACTGAAGTGATTTCCAAACATGGAAAATCACATTTGGGGCATGTTTTTGGTGACGGCCCTCCGCCCACCAATAAACGTTTTTGCATGAATTCTGCGGCGCTGGAATTTATTCCAGTCAAGGATCTGCAGAAAAGAGGTTATGGTAAGTATTTGCCACTATTCAAAAATGCAGGAAAATAA
- a CDS encoding Abi family protein, which produces MAEKSYTKPALTVSQQLEFLFSQGLQIEDQKLAIRALETVSYYRLSSYLLPFKQSHNAKNPRQFKENATFEQVWQLYQFDRELRLLVADAIEKIEVAFRAALTNVTSIRFNPFWYVERNYFKAKAGANRERDFFDDYLKTIKTISTNKQELFIQHYHKNYDKPYFPPIWMMVEALSFGVCSKMFNNIQSKDVRNEIASFLGQHTTVIESWIKSLTYTRNLCAHHSRLWNRWLVIPPLIPKNAPIKTHIDGNYRFQLIAFIIDQLLETIAPESNWKIKLFELFERNEQFSGIEMGFINNWRDDPIWHC; this is translated from the coding sequence ATGGCTGAAAAGAGTTATACGAAACCTGCACTTACTGTTAGTCAACAGCTGGAGTTTTTATTTTCTCAGGGTTTGCAGATTGAGGATCAAAAACTAGCTATTCGTGCATTGGAAACAGTAAGTTATTATCGCTTATCATCCTATCTTTTGCCTTTTAAGCAATCCCACAATGCAAAGAACCCTCGCCAGTTTAAAGAAAACGCTACATTTGAACAAGTTTGGCAGCTTTATCAATTTGACAGAGAGCTAAGGTTACTTGTTGCTGATGCAATTGAAAAAATAGAGGTGGCATTTCGAGCGGCATTAACCAATGTGACAAGTATCCGATTTAATCCTTTTTGGTATGTAGAACGAAATTATTTTAAGGCTAAAGCTGGTGCAAATAGAGAAAGAGATTTTTTTGATGATTATCTAAAAACAATTAAAACGATTAGTACCAATAAGCAGGAACTATTTATTCAACATTATCATAAGAATTATGATAAACCATATTTTCCACCAATTTGGATGATGGTTGAGGCACTCTCCTTTGGTGTCTGTTCTAAGATGTTTAATAATATCCAGTCGAAAGATGTGCGTAATGAGATTGCTTCTTTTTTAGGTCAGCATACAACTGTAATTGAATCTTGGATAAAAAGTTTAACCTATACAAGGAACCTCTGTGCTCATCATTCAAGATTATGGAATAGATGGCTTGTTATTCCTCCGCTAATACCTAAGAATGCGCCTATTAAAACCCATATTGATGGTAACTATCGTTTTCAATTAATCGCTTTTATCATAGATCAATTATTAGAAACAATTGCACCTGAATCTAATTGGAAAATAAAGCTCTTTGAGCTATTTGAAAGAAATGAGCAGTTTTCAGGAATTGAAATGGGATTTATAAATAATTGGCGGGATGATCCAATATGGCATTGTTGA
- a CDS encoding transposase, with protein sequence MLNFIILLEKQLKKQALLLISFAFNKAILTKQPDAKIVIPPPSVAVISWKANTQRDDHIRLLQDEGDMVWQKKNNYGLRSHIELAILRYKKVMGTAMKARELPQQKTECGIATRALNESLHWVCQSL encoded by the coding sequence ATGCTGAATTTCATAATTCTCCTGGAAAAGCAATTAAAGAAGCAAGCTTTGCTTTTAATAAGCTTTGCTTTTAATAAGGCTATACTGACGAAACAGCCTGATGCAAAGATCGTCATTCCTCCTCCATCAGTTGCAGTGATTAGCTGGAAAGCGAACACTCAGCGCGACGATCATATTCGCCTTTTGCAGGACGAGGGGGATATGGTATGGCAAAAGAAAAACAATTATGGTTTGCGCAGCCATATAGAGTTAGCTATTTTGCGTTACAAAAAAGTCATGGGGACAGCCATGAAAGCAAGGGAATTACCTCAGCAAAAAACAGAATGTGGGATTGCTACGCGTGCTTTAAACGAATCACTTCACTGGGTATGCCAGTCTCTGTGA
- a CDS encoding ISL3 family transposase, which produces MPRHDVILNLPGFTIKKVSGYQPLLLDLTYNRLPRCSHCSSKKVRKKSSYERKVHHELIGHRRTILRFKAYKLFCNECGRYGNQQFPGIAKYQRSTERLQVQIFHHHTSGISQKELSLQFKQGKATIERWYHRRYQIEGNELLNTPCPKVLGLDEHFFSRKHGFATTLCDLKKHKVFDIVKGRREVDLNHYLNSLKGKDRVQVVCMDLSNTYRSLVKKHFPNAKIVADRFHVIRLVQHQCMMTYRELSSSIKNNRGLLALLRTKPDKLTSHKKIKRDTFLAENPAIEAIYHFQQQLHELLMNKTLTKVRCRKIIPLFLKMIQNLKQSPFKSLVALGKTLDSWKEEIACMWRFSKSNGITEGFHRKMKLIQRRAYGFRNFENYRLRVRVLCA; this is translated from the coding sequence GTGCCGAGACATGATGTTATCCTAAATTTGCCTGGTTTTACTATAAAAAAAGTAAGTGGTTATCAACCCTTGTTATTGGATTTAACCTATAACCGTTTACCACGCTGTTCTCATTGTTCAAGCAAAAAGGTTCGAAAGAAATCGAGTTATGAACGAAAGGTTCATCATGAATTAATAGGTCACAGACGGACTATTCTTCGATTCAAAGCATACAAACTGTTTTGCAATGAATGCGGTCGTTATGGTAATCAACAATTTCCCGGAATTGCTAAATATCAACGGTCTACAGAGCGTTTACAAGTTCAAATATTTCATCACCATACGAGTGGTATTTCCCAGAAAGAGTTATCTCTTCAATTTAAACAAGGGAAAGCAACCATTGAACGTTGGTATCATAGACGCTATCAAATAGAAGGAAATGAATTGCTCAATACGCCTTGTCCAAAAGTGTTAGGTCTTGATGAGCACTTCTTTAGTCGAAAACATGGCTTTGCAACTACCTTATGTGACCTTAAAAAGCATAAAGTGTTTGATATCGTTAAAGGACGAAGAGAGGTTGATTTAAATCACTACCTTAACTCTTTAAAAGGGAAAGACCGTGTTCAAGTGGTCTGTATGGATTTAAGTAATACCTACCGCTCTCTGGTCAAAAAGCATTTCCCAAACGCTAAAATAGTAGCTGATAGGTTTCACGTCATTCGATTAGTACAACATCAATGTATGATGACTTATCGTGAGTTATCCAGCTCAATTAAAAATAACCGAGGTCTATTGGCTTTGTTGCGAACCAAACCAGATAAACTCACATCTCATAAGAAAATAAAGCGAGACACTTTCCTCGCTGAAAATCCAGCCATTGAAGCCATTTATCACTTCCAACAACAGCTTCATGAGCTATTAATGAATAAAACTCTAACTAAAGTACGATGCCGTAAAATCATTCCTCTCTTCTTAAAAATGATTCAGAACTTGAAACAAAGCCCATTTAAATCATTAGTTGCCCTGGGAAAAACCTTAGATTCATGGAAAGAAGAAATTGCCTGTATGTGGCGGTTTAGTAAATCAAATGGCATCACTGAAGGATTTCATCGGAAAATGAAACTAATACAACGAAGAGCTTATGGGTTTAGAAACTTTGAAAACTACCGATTAAGAGTTAGAGTATTATGTGCTTGA